atttcaataaaatacgACGACATACGGTTCTgaattgtaaaacgccaatgcGGGTGGCGTCTTCACTTATAAAAATGCCAATGtgggtggcgtttttcccatatatggaagagataaccaaatgagtacatttacgttattttaaaggtATACTCCCCTATAAACCCGATTTCCCCCGAAAGTTGATAGTATTTTTTTCATCTCTTAACTAGGTTTTTCAATTTCTGTTCAATCTTCCACTCTGATTGCCAATAAAACTTCCGCTTTTTTCCTCCTCCAGCGTCTTCTCGCTCTATCTCTGAAACTCACGCCGCCCTTCCTCCTCCGGCGCCGCCCACTTCTCCAGGCTCCGGCACTGACTGTTGCTCCAGCCAACCAGCCCCCTGTTTCAGAGCCGTCGCATGAAAGACTTTGTTATTGAACCGCCTGCATAAATCCTCTCAAAAGAATAAGGCTGCGCTTATTGGAATATCTGatttctcaaatcatctccgAACGATTCTTCCATTTGCTGATGCCAAGCATTCAAGAATGATGGCAATTTTCAATAATCCTGGTACGTTGCAATTTTACATTTGAAGTATCCCTAGTTCCGGATTGAATGTTTGTGAGGTGGTTCTGAAGTTGACTTTGTTACAGAAATTTTCCCTTTCCTGCTAATTCAGTAGCAGCATATTTGTGCTTTTCATGATTATATGTTCATTAATGTTTCTGCTCTCTTCTGTTGCTGCAGTGCTGAAACTGCGGCTTCAGCAGAAACCGTTCTACTTGTATAACACTTTTAAAAGGTTATCATCTTTGAATGATGGGACTTGTGGTGTGGATGGTAATGAAGGAATTAGCAATGACGGGAAGTGGAGAACTCCTCATAGTAATGGAGGAGATGCTCATATGAGGAAACATGAAGTTCTTAGGAGAGGGATTGAGAATGTGTATCATATATTGGAAAGTGGTCCATGGGGACCTTCATTGGAGAAAGCTCTCTCTTTGTGTGATGATAAACCTGAGCCAGACCTGGTTATTGGAGTGTTGAGGAGGCTGAAGGATATCAATCTAGCAATTCACTACTTTAGATGGGTGGAGAAGGCGACAAACCAAGTGAATCTGCCAGAAACATACCATTCGCTTCTGATATTGATAGCAAGGTGTAGGAAATTTGATAGAATTGGACATATTTTGGAGGAAATGAGTCTTGCTGGATTTGGACTTTCTTTCGAGACTAGCATGGAGTTAGTTTCTAGTTGTGTGAGGGCGCAAAGGTTGAGGGAGGCGTATGATCTTATGCAAACAATGAGAAACTTCGAATTCCGCCCAGCATTTTCAGCATACACCACTCTTATAGGGGCACTGGCTGTGGTGCGTAAGCCTGAGCACCCTAATCTCATGCTTTCCCTCTTTCATCAGATGCAGGAGTTAGGTTATGAAGTAAGTGTGCATCTATTTACGACTTTAATTCGTGTTTTCGCCCGTGATGGTCAGGTTGATGCTGCTCTCTCATTGTTAGATGAGATGAAAAGCAACTCATTTCAAGCAGACATTGTtctatataatgtgtgtatcgACTGCTTTGGCAAGGCTGGTAAAGTTGATATGGCTTGGAAATTCTTTCATGAGATAAAATCCCATGGTCTCATTCCTGATGATGTGTCATTTACCAGCATGATAGGAGTTCTTTGTAAAGCTAATAGGATGAATGAAGCTGTTGAGCTGTTCGAACAGATGGAGCTGAATAGGTCTGTTCCATGTGCATATGCTTATAACACCATGATCATGGGCTATGGGTCTGCTGGAAAGTTTGATGAAGTGTATAAGTTGCTTGAGAGGCAAAGAATGAAGGGATCTATTCCAAGTGTGATTGCATACAATAGTCTTCTTACATGCCTTGGTAGGAGAGGAAAAGTAGACGAAGCCTTAATAGTTTATAGTGATATGAGAACAGATGCCATGCCCAACCTCTCTACATATAATATTCTTGTTGATATGCTTTGTCGGGCAGGAAAACTTGATGCAGCTTTAGCAATACAACAAGACATGAAGGCATCTGGCATGGCTCCTGATATAATGACCGTCAACATAATGATAGACAGATTGTGCAAGGCGAATAAACTTGATGAGGCTTGTTCTGTCTTTCGCAGCATGGATCGTAAAGTTTGTAGTCCAAACAAATATACATTTTGTTCCCTGATAGATGGCTTGGGCAGGCATGGCAGAGTAGATGATGCATATAAATTATATGAAGAGATGTTGGATTCTAACGAGGTGCCGGATGCGATTATATATACATCCCTAATCAAGAACTTTTTCAAGTCTGGCAGAAAGGAGGATGGTCATAAGATCTACAAGGAAATGGTCCGACAAGGCACCTCACCAGACCTCACACTCCTTAACACTTATATGGATAGTGTTTTCAAAGCTGGTGAAACAGAAAAGGGCAGAGCCCTGTTTGAGGATATCAAAGTGCAGTTTACCCCTGATGCACGAAGCTACTCGATTCTAATAAATGGTCTCATAAAGGCTGGTTTTGCACGTGAGACTTACGAGATCTTCTATGCAATGAAGGAACAGAGTTGTGCTCTTGACACCCTTGCTTATAACACTGTTAttgatggattttgtaaatCAGGTAAAGTTAATAAAGCTTACCAGCTATTGGAGGAAATGAAGGCCAAAGGTCATCAACCGACTGTGGTGACATATGGTTCTGTTATTGATGGGCTTGCTAAGATTGACCGGCTTGATGAATCTTATATGCTTTTTGAAGAAGCAAAATCAATTGGAGTAGAACTGAATGTAGTTGTGTATAGCAGTCTTGTAGATGGGTTTGGAAAGGTGGGCAGAATAGATGAAGCATATCTCATCATAGAGGAAATGATGCAGAATAATTTGACGCCTAACATTCAAACATGGAATTGCTTGCTTGATGCACTTGTTAAGGCAGAAGAGATTGATGAAGCCCTTGTCTGCTGGAATTCTATTAAAGACTTGAAATGCATACCTAACATTGTAACATACAGCATTCTTATAAATGGTCTGTGTAAGGTTCGGAAGTTCAATAAAGCCTTTGTGTTTTGGCAAGAGATGCAGAAACAAGGGTTGAAACCTAATGCAATCACCTATGTCACAATGATATCTGGGCTTTCCAAGGCTGGTAATGTATTGGAGGCTGTTAAACTGTATGAAAGATTCAAAGAAAACGGAGGTATACCTGATTCGGCCTGCTATAATGCAGTGATAGAAGGCTTGAGCTTAGCGAATAAGGCAACAGAGGCATATCAACTATTTGAGGAAACAAGGTTAAAAGGTTGTAAAATACACACCAAAACCTGTGTGGTTCTTTTGGATGCGCTTCATAAAGCTGAATGTCTCGAGCAAGCTGCTATAGTGGGCGCTGTATTAAGGGAAACAGCTAAATCACAACATGCTTCTAGATCGTTTTGATGTTGAATTTTCCGGTGCCAGAAGTTGTGTATCTTTTGGTGTGTTGGCTCTTCTATTTACAAGCATAGAAAGATTGAATGGAAACTT
This portion of the Salvia splendens isolate huo1 chromosome 10, SspV2, whole genome shotgun sequence genome encodes:
- the LOC121750128 gene encoding pentatricopeptide repeat-containing protein At3g06920-like isoform X3, which translates into the protein MMAIFNNPVLKLRLQQKPFYLYNTFKRLSSLNDGTCGVDGNEGISNDGKWRTPHSNGGDAHMRKHEVLRRGIENVYHILESGPWGPSLEKALSLCDDKPEPDLVIGVLRRLKDINLAIHYFRWVEKATNQVNLPETYHSLLILIARCRKFDRIGHILEEMSLAGFGLSFETSMELVSSCVRAQRLREAYDLMQTMRNFEFRPAFSAYTTLIGALAVVDAALSLLDEMKSNSFQADIVLYNVCIDCFGKAGKVDMAWKFFHEIKSHGLIPDDVSFTSMIGVLCKANRMNEAVELFEQMELNRSVPCAYAYNTMIMGYGSAGKFDEVYKLLERQRMKGSIPSVIAYNSLLTCLGRRGKVDEALIVYSDMRTDAMPNLSTYNILVDMLCRAGKLDAALAIQQDMKASGMAPDIMTVNIMIDRLCKANKLDEACSVFRSMDRKVCSPNKYTFCSLIDGLGRHGRVDDAYKLYEEMLDSNEVPDAIIYTSLIKNFFKSGRKEDGHKIYKEMVRQGTSPDLTLLNTYMDSVFKAGETEKGRALFEDIKVQFTPDARSYSILINGLIKAGFARETYEIFYAMKEQSCALDTLAYNTVIDGFCKSGKVNKAYQLLEEMKAKGHQPTVVTYGSVIDGLAKIDRLDESYMLFEEAKSIGVELNVVVYSSLVDGFGKVGRIDEAYLIIEEMMQNNLTPNIQTWNCLLDALVKAEEIDEALVCWNSIKDLKCIPNIVTYSILINGLCKVRKFNKAFVFWQEMQKQGLKPNAITYVTMISGLSKAGNVLEAVKLYERFKENGGIPDSACYNAVIEGLSLANKATEAYQLFEETRLKGCKIHTKTCVVLLDALHKAECLEQAAIVGAVLRETAKSQHASRSF
- the LOC121750128 gene encoding pentatricopeptide repeat-containing protein At3g06920-like isoform X1; this translates as MFLLSSVAAVLKLRLQQKPFYLYNTFKRLSSLNDGTCGVDGNEGISNDGKWRTPHSNGGDAHMRKHEVLRRGIENVYHILESGPWGPSLEKALSLCDDKPEPDLVIGVLRRLKDINLAIHYFRWVEKATNQVNLPETYHSLLILIARCRKFDRIGHILEEMSLAGFGLSFETSMELVSSCVRAQRLREAYDLMQTMRNFEFRPAFSAYTTLIGALAVVRKPEHPNLMLSLFHQMQELGYEVSVHLFTTLIRVFARDGQVDAALSLLDEMKSNSFQADIVLYNVCIDCFGKAGKVDMAWKFFHEIKSHGLIPDDVSFTSMIGVLCKANRMNEAVELFEQMELNRSVPCAYAYNTMIMGYGSAGKFDEVYKLLERQRMKGSIPSVIAYNSLLTCLGRRGKVDEALIVYSDMRTDAMPNLSTYNILVDMLCRAGKLDAALAIQQDMKASGMAPDIMTVNIMIDRLCKANKLDEACSVFRSMDRKVCSPNKYTFCSLIDGLGRHGRVDDAYKLYEEMLDSNEVPDAIIYTSLIKNFFKSGRKEDGHKIYKEMVRQGTSPDLTLLNTYMDSVFKAGETEKGRALFEDIKVQFTPDARSYSILINGLIKAGFARETYEIFYAMKEQSCALDTLAYNTVIDGFCKSGKVNKAYQLLEEMKAKGHQPTVVTYGSVIDGLAKIDRLDESYMLFEEAKSIGVELNVVVYSSLVDGFGKVGRIDEAYLIIEEMMQNNLTPNIQTWNCLLDALVKAEEIDEALVCWNSIKDLKCIPNIVTYSILINGLCKVRKFNKAFVFWQEMQKQGLKPNAITYVTMISGLSKAGNVLEAVKLYERFKENGGIPDSACYNAVIEGLSLANKATEAYQLFEETRLKGCKIHTKTCVVLLDALHKAECLEQAAIVGAVLRETAKSQHASRSF
- the LOC121750128 gene encoding pentatricopeptide repeat-containing protein At3g06920-like isoform X2; this translates as MMAIFNNPVLKLRLQQKPFYLYNTFKRLSSLNDGTCGVDGNEGISNDGKWRTPHSNGGDAHMRKHEVLRRGIENVYHILESGPWGPSLEKALSLCDDKPEPDLVIGVLRRLKDINLAIHYFRWVEKATNQVNLPETYHSLLILIARCRKFDRIGHILEEMSLAGFGLSFETSMELVSSCVRAQRLREAYDLMQTMRNFEFRPAFSAYTTLIGALAVVRKPEHPNLMLSLFHQMQELGYEVSVHLFTTLIRVFARDGQVDAALSLLDEMKSNSFQADIVLYNVCIDCFGKAGKVDMAWKFFHEIKSHGLIPDDVSFTSMIGVLCKANRMNEAVELFEQMELNRSVPCAYAYNTMIMGYGSAGKFDEVYKLLERQRMKGSIPSVIAYNSLLTCLGRRGKVDEALIVYSDMRTDAMPNLSTYNILVDMLCRAGKLDAALAIQQDMKASGMAPDIMTVNIMIDRLCKANKLDEACSVFRSMDRKVCSPNKYTFCSLIDGLGRHGRVDDAYKLYEEMLDSNEVPDAIIYTSLIKNFFKSGRKEDGHKIYKEMVRQGTSPDLTLLNTYMDSVFKAGETEKGRALFEDIKVQFTPDARSYSILINGLIKAGFARETYEIFYAMKEQSCALDTLAYNTVIDGFCKSGKVNKAYQLLEEMKAKGHQPTVVTYGSVIDGLAKIDRLDESYMLFEEAKSIGVELNVVVYSSLVDGFGKVGRIDEAYLIIEEMMQNNLTPNIQTWNCLLDALVKAEEIDEALVCWNSIKDLKCIPNIVTYSILINGLCKVRKFNKAFVFWQEMQKQGLKPNAITYVTMISGLSKAGNVLEAVKLYERFKENGGIPDSACYNAVIEGLSLANKATEAYQLFEETRLKGCKIHTKTCVVLLDALHKAECLEQAAIVGAVLRETAKSQHASRSF